In Erigeron canadensis isolate Cc75 chromosome 7, C_canadensis_v1, whole genome shotgun sequence, one DNA window encodes the following:
- the LOC122608379 gene encoding uncharacterized protein LOC122608379 isoform X1, giving the protein MDYAKLPTKIYNRRLQDDNVKQNPIFEVSLSGVYKITRFNRSFDNKDVEKTIQEEVQRKKKRGRTRKPTPEVVEEETNSDDVPIIALIPPKIVPVQVQKVASTKTSTSTIGSSCGEKVERKKFERLTKIKLGKKVVTKDGKGLDKENPVDLK; this is encoded by the exons ATGGATTATGCAAAACTTCCAACAAAGATTTACAATAGGCGTTTACAAGATGACAATGTTAAGCAGAATCCTATTTTTGAGGTAAGTTTGTCTGGCGTTTACAAGATTACCAGGTTTAACAGGTCATTTGATAATAAAGATGTTGAGAAAACTATTCAGGAAGAGGTGCAGCGAAAGAAGAAACGTGGACGTACTCGGAAACCTACTCCTGAAGTTGTTGAAGAGGAAACAAATTCTGATGATGTTCCTATCATAGCTCTGATCCCTCCAAAAATTGTTCCTGTTCAAGTTCAAAAGGTTGCATCAACAAAGACTAGTACCTCCACGATTGGGAG ttcATGTGGTGAAAAAGTGGAAAGGAAGAAATTTGAGAGGTTGACAAAGATTAAGCTTGGAAAAAAGGTTGTAACAAAAGATGGTAAAGGGTTGGACAAGGAGAATCCAGTGGATTTGAAGTAA
- the LOC122608379 gene encoding uncharacterized protein LOC122608379 isoform X2, producing the protein MDYAKLPTKIYNRRLQDDNVKQNPIFEEEVQRKKKRGRTRKPTPEVVEEETNSDDVPIIALIPPKIVPVQVQKVASTKTSTSTIGSSCGEKVERKKFERLTKIKLGKKVVTKDGKGLDKENPVDLK; encoded by the exons ATGGATTATGCAAAACTTCCAACAAAGATTTACAATAGGCGTTTACAAGATGACAATGTTAAGCAGAATCCTATTTTTGAG GAAGAGGTGCAGCGAAAGAAGAAACGTGGACGTACTCGGAAACCTACTCCTGAAGTTGTTGAAGAGGAAACAAATTCTGATGATGTTCCTATCATAGCTCTGATCCCTCCAAAAATTGTTCCTGTTCAAGTTCAAAAGGTTGCATCAACAAAGACTAGTACCTCCACGATTGGGAG ttcATGTGGTGAAAAAGTGGAAAGGAAGAAATTTGAGAGGTTGACAAAGATTAAGCTTGGAAAAAAGGTTGTAACAAAAGATGGTAAAGGGTTGGACAAGGAGAATCCAGTGGATTTGAAGTAA